In the genome of Thunnus maccoyii chromosome 15, fThuMac1.1, whole genome shotgun sequence, one region contains:
- the zdhhc18b gene encoding palmitoyltransferase ZDHHC18-B isoform X1, producing MKNCEYQQIDPQALPTPTPTPPPPHHHQHHHHHHHGHDSDKREEPKRPRRKWEVFPGKNRFYCGGRIIVARQSGVLPLTLGLILVTSGLFFIFDCPFLVKHLTSCIPVIGGVLFIFVVITLFQTSFTDPGILPRATPDEAADIEKQIENTGSTSYRPPPRTKEVLINQQVVKLKYCFTCKMFRPPRTSHCSLCDNCVERFDHHCPWVGNCVGKRNYRFFYTFIVSLSFLTAFIFGCVTTHLALRAQGGKGLVFALQESPGSAVELVICFFSVWSILGLSGFHTYLVASNLTTNEDIKGSWSGKSGAEYVTNPYSHKNIFINCCSVLCGPMPPSLIDRRGFLPADESAQTSGADIELPTLATKNEINVVGGSSQLAFGLQESPFPVPASPNSHRNSSCA from the exons ATGAAAAACTGCGAGTATCAGCAAATCGACCCGCAGGCACTTCCGACACCAACCCCgacccctcctccacctcatcatcatcaacatcatcatcatcatcatcatggacACGACAGTGACAAGAGAGAGGAGCCGAAAAGACCGAGGAGAAAGTGGGAAGTTTTCCCCGGAAAGAACCGCTTCTACTGCGGCGGACGGATCATAGTGGCCCGGCAGAGTGGGGTCCTGCCCCTCACTCTGGGCCTTATCCTCGTCACAAGTGGATTATTCTTTATATTTGA CTGTCCCTTCCTGGTCAAACACCTGACCAGCTGCATACCTGTTATTGGAGGAGTCCTCTTTATATTTGTGGTCATCACCCTGTTCCAGACCAGCTTCACCGACCCCGGCATCCTACCCAGAGCGACGCCAGATGAGGCGGCAGACATTGAAAAGCAGATTG AGAACACTGGAAGCACCAGCTACCGGCCTCCACCGCGCACCAAAGAAGTCCTCATCAACCAGCAGGTGGTCAAGCTCAAGTACTGCTTCACCTGCAAGATGTTCCGGCCTCCGCGCACCTCCCACTGCAGCCTGTGTGACAACTGTGTGG aGCGATTCGACCATCACTGTCCTTGGGTTGGGAACTGTGTGGGGAAACGCAACTACCGCTTCTTCTACACCTTCATCGTTTCGCTCTCCTTCCTTACGGCGTTCATCTTCGGCTGTGTGACCACACATCTCGCACTGA gGGCTCAAGGTGGAAAAGGCCTCGTGTTTGCCCTACAAGAGAGTCCAGGCAG TGCAGTGGAGCTCGTGATATGTTTCTTCTCAGTCTGGTCCATCTTGGGCCTCTCAGGCTTCCATACATACCTGGTTGCTTCCAACCTGACCACTAATGAAGAC ATTAAAGGCTCCTGGTCAGGGAAGAGTGGAGCAGAATATGTCACCAACCCATACagtcataaaaacatctttatcaaCTGCTGCTCTGTGCTCTGTGGACCCATGCCACCCAG TTTGATCGACAGACGAGGTTTCCTGCCTGCAGACGAATCCGCCCAGACCAGCGGAGCCGACATCGAGCTGCCCACCCTGGCCACTAAAAACGAGATAAACGTGGTAGGAGGGTCTTCCCAGCTGGCTTTTGGCTTGCAGGAATCCCCCTTTCCTGTACCTGCATCCCCCAACTCCCACAGAAACTCTTCCTGTGCCTGA
- the kdf1b gene encoding keratinocyte differentiation factor 1 — translation MSAGSTGSLRHSSGPGNNRYGPSRSSSQRSSYEERCVDPVEDWPHTPEPKTVHKAHLKDANGKESETIGFIPGSADPPSASQTCNPCASPRSCRTFICSVLTCGLYRVCQPSVLAPCLAPNESSPDEPEKLSLRAVNPGDNKEEDSTDWLGDVRIAGVKVDSPREYLDVESKSPYVPLHGGQMQPSHLSLHESMRFDDWEDGEENVDSLITKKLLELYSEYQIEELARCTSDSVFLKKSKAINQLINSLAEEHKMDEQEAECRLVRGIIRISTRKSTKKRPRTPRTERTLSDSGNETMRDSDSFSFSNNNDYKSNPNIQISELTSSDKCARDMWRNNGGHTSSSPTSYLPSHTETNSSGFPLIRTSVRT, via the exons ATGTCTGCCGGCAGCACTGGCAGTCTGAGACACAGCTCAGGGCCTGGCAACAACAGGTATGGACCCAGCCGGAGCAGCAGCCAGAGGTCATCGTATGAGGAGCGCTGTGTGGACCCAGTTGAAGACTGGCCACACACCCCAGAGCCAAAAACAGTCCACAAAGCTCACCTGAAAGATGCAAATGGGAAGGAGTCTGAGACCATTGGCTTCATTCCTGGCTCAGCTGACCCTCCCTCTGCATCACAAACCTGCAATCCCTGCGCTTCTCCAAGGAGCTGTCGGACCTTTATCTGCAGCGTGCTGACCTGTGGCCTCTACAGGGTCTGCCAGCCTTCAGTCCTCGCTCCCTGCCTGGCGCCAAACGAGAGCTCCCCAGATGAACCAGAGAAGCTGAGCCTCCGAGCTGTGAACCCAGGAGACAACAAAGAAGAGGACAGCACAGACTGGCTAGGGGATGTCCGCATCGCTGGAGTCAAAGTGGACAGTCCAAGAGAGTATTTGGATGTTGAAAGCAAATCTCCATATGTGCCTCTGCACGGTGGTCAAATGCAGCCCAGCCATCTGTCCCTGCATGAGTCTATGAGGTTTGACGACTGGGAGGACGGCGAGGAGAATGTGGACTCTCTGATTACTAAGAAGCTGCTCGAGCTCTACTCTGAATATCAGATTGAAGAGTTGGCCAGGTGCACCTCAGACTCTGTGTTTCTGAAGAAGAGCAAGGCCATCAACCAGCTCATCAACTCACTGGCAGAGGAGCACAAAATGGATGAGCAGGAAGCCGAGTGTCGGCTGGTGCGTGGCATCATCCGCATCAGCACACGTAAGAGTACAAAGAAGAGGCCACGCACCCCCAGGACGGAGAGGACGCTGTCAGACAGCGGGAATGAGACGATGAGGGACAGCGATTCCTTCTCATTCAGCAACAACA ATGACTACAAATCAAATCCAAACATCCAAATATCTGAACTGACATCCTCTGACAAGTGTGCCAGGGACATGTGGAGGAACAATGGAG GTCACACTTCTAGTTCTCCAACATCCTACTTGCCGTCTCACACAGAGACTAATTCTTCAGGTTTCCCGCTAATTCGCACTTCTGTGAGAACATGA